In the Halichoerus grypus chromosome 4, mHalGry1.hap1.1, whole genome shotgun sequence genome, one interval contains:
- the NDUFA10 gene encoding NADH dehydrogenase [ubiquinone] 1 alpha subcomplex subunit 10, mitochondrial isoform X1 — protein sequence MALRLLRVVPASASARGLAVVAQRVGRIHTSVQCKLQYGPLAYILGERTTKRFTEHSKVITVDGNICSGKGKLAKEIAEKLGLKHFPEAGVHYADSTTGDGRALDPELSGSCSVEKFYDDPKSNDGNSYRLQSWLYASRLLQFADALEHLLSTGQGVVLERSIFSDFVFLEAMYNQGFIRKQCVDHYNEVKKVTIREYLPPHVVIYIDMPVPEIQSRIQKKGNPHEMKISSAYLQDIENSYKKTFLPEMSKKCEVLQYTAREAQDTEKVVEDIEYLKYDKGPWLEQDDRTLHHLRMLVQNKLEVLNYTTIPMYVPEVTIGAHQSDRVFQKFIELPGRKYCPGYNADVGDKWIWLK from the exons ATGGCCTTGAGGCTGCTGAGGGTGGTCCCGGCGTCGGCGTCGGCGCGGGGCCTGGCGGTGGTCGCCCAGCGCGTG GGGAGAATTCATACAAGTGTACAGTGCAAGCTACAGTATGGCCCTTTGGCCTACATACTCGGCGAAAGAACAACCAAAAGATTCACAGAACACAGCAAAGTGATAACTGTAGATGGCAATAtatgttctggaaaaggcaagctCGCGAAAGAAATAGCAGAGAAATTAG GCTTAAAGCACTTCCCGGAGGCAGGGGTGCATTACGCAGACAGCACTACGGGAGATGGGAGGGCCCTGGACCCGGAGCTCAGTGGCAGCTGCAGCGTGGAGAAGTTCTACGACGACCCGAAGAGTAATGACGGCAACAGCTACCGCCTGCAGTCCTGGCTGTACGCCAGCCGCCTCCTGCAGTTCGCGGACGCCTTGGAGCACCTGCTGAGCACGG GACAAGGTGTTGTATTGGAGCGCTCCATCTTCAGTGACTTTGTTTTCTTGGAGGCGATGTATAACCAGGGATTCATCCGGAAGCAGT GTGTGGACCACTACAACGAGGTGAAGAAGGTCACCATCAGGGAATATCTGCCTCCTCACGTGGTGATCTACATCGACATGCCCGTTCCAGAGATCCAGAGTCGgattcagaagaaaggaaac CCACATGAAATGAAGATCAGCTCCGCCTATCTGCAGGACATCGAGAACTCCTATAAGAAAACCTTCCTGCCGGAGATGAG TAAGAAATGTGAGGTTTTACAGTATACTGCAAGGGAAGCTCAAGATACAGAAAAG GTGGTAGAGGATATTGAATACCTCAAGTACGACAAAGGGCCGTGGCTCGAGCAGGATGACCGTACTCTTCACCATCTGCGGATGCT GGTTCAGAATAAGCTGGAGGTGCTGAATTACACAACCATTCCTATGTATGTCCCGGAAGTCACGATCGGAGCTCACCAGAGTGACCGCGTCTTCCAGAAATTCATAGAG
- the NDUFA10 gene encoding NADH dehydrogenase [ubiquinone] 1 alpha subcomplex subunit 10, mitochondrial isoform X2: MALRLLRVVPASASARGLAVVAQRVGRIHTSVQCKLQYGPLAYILGERTTKRFTEHSKVITVDGNICSGKGKLAKEIAEKLGLKHFPEAGVHYADSTTGDGRALDPELSGSCSVEKFYDDPKSNDGNSYRLQSWLYASRLLQFADALEHLLSTGQGVVLERSIFSDFVFLEAMYNQGFIRKQCVDHYNEVKKVTIREYLPPHVVIYIDMPVPEIQSRIQKKGNPHEMKISSAYLQDIENSYKKTFLPEMRVQNKLEVLNYTTIPMYVPEVTIGAHQSDRVFQKFIELPGRKYCPGYNADVGDKWIWLK, from the exons ATGGCCTTGAGGCTGCTGAGGGTGGTCCCGGCGTCGGCGTCGGCGCGGGGCCTGGCGGTGGTCGCCCAGCGCGTG GGGAGAATTCATACAAGTGTACAGTGCAAGCTACAGTATGGCCCTTTGGCCTACATACTCGGCGAAAGAACAACCAAAAGATTCACAGAACACAGCAAAGTGATAACTGTAGATGGCAATAtatgttctggaaaaggcaagctCGCGAAAGAAATAGCAGAGAAATTAG GCTTAAAGCACTTCCCGGAGGCAGGGGTGCATTACGCAGACAGCACTACGGGAGATGGGAGGGCCCTGGACCCGGAGCTCAGTGGCAGCTGCAGCGTGGAGAAGTTCTACGACGACCCGAAGAGTAATGACGGCAACAGCTACCGCCTGCAGTCCTGGCTGTACGCCAGCCGCCTCCTGCAGTTCGCGGACGCCTTGGAGCACCTGCTGAGCACGG GACAAGGTGTTGTATTGGAGCGCTCCATCTTCAGTGACTTTGTTTTCTTGGAGGCGATGTATAACCAGGGATTCATCCGGAAGCAGT GTGTGGACCACTACAACGAGGTGAAGAAGGTCACCATCAGGGAATATCTGCCTCCTCACGTGGTGATCTACATCGACATGCCCGTTCCAGAGATCCAGAGTCGgattcagaagaaaggaaac CCACATGAAATGAAGATCAGCTCCGCCTATCTGCAGGACATCGAGAACTCCTATAAGAAAACCTTCCTGCCGGAGATGAG GGTTCAGAATAAGCTGGAGGTGCTGAATTACACAACCATTCCTATGTATGTCCCGGAAGTCACGATCGGAGCTCACCAGAGTGACCGCGTCTTCCAGAAATTCATAGAG